Part of the Clostridium sporogenes genome, TTACTCTAGCAGCAAAAATTTGGTCTACATCAAAAGAAAGTTTACTAGATATTTTTTTTGTATTAGTATTATAAACATTATTTATATTTAAAATGTCTGGCATATTATCATCACCTCTTATAAAACTTACTTTATTATCGTACTAAATCTATATTTACTAAACAAACTTTATAAAGGAGTAGTGTAATATACTCATATGTCAGCACTATATACTCTAACATATTTTAAAATTTTATTATCTTAAATAAAATGAATTTATTACTTTTCTATTATAATAAAAATACTGATTAAATAGAACACTAGCTATTTAATCAGTTATTATATTTATATTTTATTTTTCTTCATGTAGTATAGGAGATACGCTTTTATATATAACTGAAGTTATTAGGGATACTATAGCTCCCTTAAGTAAATTAAATGGAATTATAGACCAAAATATAAAACTCTTTAAATCCACTATTTTAGGATTTAACTTATTTCCTATGGCTACTACCGCCTTTATTGGGAAATTTAATGCCTTTTCATACAATGGTAAAAGAACATAATAGTTTAATAATCCTGCTACTATAGACATACATATCGTTCCTATGGTTAATCCTACTATTGCGCCTTTTTTAGTTTTATCTTTTTTATAAATATATGCTGAAATACCTACTAAAATAGATCCTACTAAGAAATTTGCAATTTCCCCTACAAAAACTGTACTTCCTTTGAATATACCATGTAATATATTTTTCATAAATTCTATTAATATTCCCGCTACAGGCCCTAGGGCAAACCCTCCTACTAATGCAGGTATATCACTTATATCAATTTTTAAAAACTCTGGAAATATAGGTATTGGAATCTCTATAAACATAAGTAAAAATCCTATGGTTCCTAGTACAGATATCTTTACCAACTTATTTAATTTACTATTTTTCATACTATCCCTCCATTTTATATTCTTTGAGAAATTCTCCAATAAAAAAGCCCTGATAATAATATCAGGGCTTTGTAATCGCAGTTACAATTGTAATCTTCTTTCATCCAGACTTTACTGTCGGCTTCGGAATTTAACCGAATCATGCTAAAAATAGCTCGCGGGCTTTACCGCCGGTGGGGAATTACACCCCGCCCTGAAGATATAAATATTAATTTTATGCATTTTTATTATATACTATTAATAATTTTAATTCAATATTAATATTTATGCAATAATTTACTTTTTCATACTTAAGGAAATTCTATTTCTCTTTTGGTCTACTTCTAATATTCTAACTTCCACTATATCTCCTACTTTTACCACATCTAAAGGATGTTTTACAAAGCTATCTGAAAGTTGACTTATATGTACTAAGCCATCTTGATGAACTCCTATATCTACAAAGGCTCCAAAGTCAGCTACATTCCTAACAGTACCCATTAAAATCATATCTGGCTTTAATTGAGTTATATCAACAATCCCTGTCTTTAATATAGGTTTAGGTAAATCTTCTCTTGGATCTCTTCCTGGTTTTTTTATTTCTTTTATAATATCTAATAGTGTAAGCTTCCCTATATCTATTTTATTACATATATCATCTAGACCTATATTATTAACTCTAGCATCTATATCCTGTAATTTATTATTTTTTACATCCTTCATATCATATTGTAACAAGCTTAAAAATTTCTTGGTTCCCTCATAGGACTCTGGATGAACTCCTGTATTATCTAAAGGTTCTTTACTTTCCATAACTCTAAGAAAACCTGCACATTGTTCAAAGGCTTTTTGTCCTAACCTTTTTACTTTTAATAATTCTTTTCTATTCTTAAATTTTCCTACTTCCTCTCTATAGGCTACTATATTTTTAGCTATAGAACTATTAATGCCTGAAATATAAGATAAAAGGGATGGTGTTGCAGTATTTAAGTCTACTCCTACCGCATTAACACAATCTTCTACCACACCTTTTAGTGATTCATCTAATTTTTTTTGAGATACATCGTGCTGATATTGTCCTACCCCTATAGACTTAGGATCTATTTTTACAAGTTCTGCTAGAGGATCTTGAAGTCTTCTACCTATCGATATAGCGCCTCTTAAAGAAACATTTATATCTGGATATTCTTCTGTAGCTAATTTTGACGCAGAATAAACAGAGGCTCCTGCTTCAGATACTATAACATAATATATATCTTTGCCTTTTTCTTCTTTTATTTCTTTAAGCATTTTTGATATAACCTCTTCTGATTCTCTACTAGCTGTTCCATTTCCTAAAGATATTACATCAACATCATATTTATATATCAATTCTTTTAATATCTTTATAGAACCTTCTACATCGTTTTGTGGTACTGTAGCATAAACTGTAGCTGTATCTAATAACTTTCCTGTTTCGTCTAATACTGCTATCTTACATCCTGTTCTAAAACCTGGATCGTACCCTAAAATCACTTTATCTTTTATAGGTGCTTGCATCAAAAGAGCCTTTAGATTCTCTTTAAATATTTTTATTGCTCCTTCTTCACCCTTTTCCGTTAACTCTGATCTTATCTCTCTTTCTATAGATGGATATATTAATCTTTTTAAGGAATCTTTAACAGTCTCTTCTATATATATATCTGTTTCTTTATTTCCTTTTAAGGATCTACTTTTTAAATAATCTATTATTTTGTCTTCATTACAAGTAACTTTTGCTGTTAATATTTTTTCTTTTTCTCCTCTATTTATAGCTAATATTCTGTGTGGAGGAATATTTTTTACATTTTCTTTATAATCATAATACATTTCATAAGGAGTAGGCTCCTTGCTTTCACCTTTGGTTTCTATTATTCCCTCATTAAAGACAAAACTTCTTATCCATTTTCTGTATTCTGCTTCGTCAGATATAACTTCACTTATTATATCCATGGCACCTTGAAGAGCATCTTCAATAGTTTTTACTTCTTTTTCTTCATTTACAAATTGACTAGCATATACTTTTATATCTTCTTTAAAATTACCTTCTAATATTGTTTCCGCTAAAGGTTTTAATCCTTTTCCTTCCGCTATAGTAGCTCTTGTCCTTCTCTTTGGCCTATAAGGTCTATATAAATCCTCTACTTCCGTAACAGTTTTACAATTAATTATAGATATTTTAAGTTCTTCTGTAAGCTTTCCTTGCTCCCCTATAAGTCTTATAACATCTTCTTTTTTAGAACTTAAATTTCTTAGATATGTAAGCCTTTCAAAAAACTCTCTAAGAGTTTCGTCGCTCATACCTCCAGTTACTTCTTTTCTATATCTTGCTATAAAAGGTACTGTATTTCCTTGATCTAATAAATCTATAACTGCATCTATATACTTAATAGATATATTAAGTTCTTTTGATAAAACACTATTTATATTGTTCATTTTTACCTCCAAATATTAAATAAAGTCACTAAAAATATATTATACCAGTTATATATCCTTTGGCAAATTAATATAAATTAAATTATAAACAATTTATAGGAGATATTATGAGAAATTTTGCTAAGTTATTTTATATGACTATTATTTTAACCTTTTTATGTTTTAGTATACAAACCGTTTTATTTATAAAATCATTTAATATAAACTCTGTACTTAATAATATTAATTTAATATCCTCTAATGAATTTAAAGGAAGACTTCCTGGCTCTATGGAAAATAGGCAAGTTTCAGAATACATAAGAAATAATTTTAAAAATAATAATCTACTTCCCTATGAAGAAAACTATTTCCATAGTTTTGGATGTTTTTATCCTAGTAAAATTGAAGGTAATCCTTACTTGAAAGTAATAGACTCTCAAGGAAACTTAATTAAAAATTACTCTTATGGTAAAGATTTCAAAGAAGATATGCTTAATTTTAGAGAAAATGCTTTTTCTTTTACTAATAAAAATGTAATTATCCAAAATGATTTTATGAATATAAATTATAATAATGGTAATTTCCTTATATATGCTACAGACGATTACGCTTCTAATTTTAGAAGCTCTTTTGTAAAAGAAGCGCCCTATAATATGTATGTTGTCACAAATAAAAAAGTTTTTGCTGAACTAAAAGATTTTATAAAATCAGATTATAAAATAATTTGTTTTATTCCTTATTCCATAAAAGAAACTGAACTTAATAATGTGGTGGGATATATAAAAGGAACAAATCCTAACAATGCTCCTATTATAATTTCTTCCCACTTCGATCATTTAGGTGAGGATTTAAATGGGACTATATATAGTGGTGCTTTAGATAATGCTTCTGGTACTAGCTTTATGCTAGAATTAGTTAAATATATTAAATCCTTAGGTACACCAGATAGAGATATTATATTTGTTTCTTTTAATGCTGAAGAATTTGGTTGTCTTGGCTCTAAGGCTTTTGTAGAAAAATATTATAGCAAAGTAAAAAATTCTACATTATTAAATTTTGATATGATAGGAGGTAGTGAAAGTGTTCCGCTTTGTATAATGGGATCTGATAAAGATACAGCTGATACTCCTCTTATAAAAGAATTATCTACTTTATGTTCTTCTAAAAATATTAATTTTAATTATATGTTTGAAAATGCTAGTGATCATTATTTTTTTAGAAAAAAGGGCATAAATGCTATAACATTTTGTGATAATGATACTTCTAAGATTCATACTCCTAAAGATAAGATAGAATTTATAAATAAAAATTCTATAAAAAGATGTTATAATGTAGCTTCACTAAAAATTATAAACTCTGCTTTTAGAGGAAATTTATTTTATATATACTATAAAGAATTTTTAATTGTATCCTCTGTTTTACTTCTTATATTCATAAAAAGACAAAGAAGATATAAACTAAGAGTTCTAAAATTTAAATAACTTTCTACTTTGAATCTCATATAAAAAATAGATTCAATTTTAATGTAGTAAATATAAAATAATATATGTAATAAGCATTTGAATAAGCTTAGAAGTTCTTAATTTGACGGAATTAAAAATTTGCGTAATTCCTCACAGGACGTGAGGAGCCAGTAGTGAAGACAGGATGTCGCCTGTACCGGGTAGAAAATTTTTAATGGAGTCAAATTAGAACTTCTTAGCTGTATGAATTGCTTATGAATGTATTATTTATATTTACGGATTAAAATTAAATCTATTTATATATATCCTTAATTTTAAAAATTTCCTTTTAGATACTCTGTTATAAATATATTTATATCACCATTCATTACTGCATCTACATTGCTAGTTTCTGCTCCTGTTCTATGGTCTTTTACTAAATTATAAGGATGAAATACATAGGATCTTATTTGACTTCCCCATCCCATATCCTTTAATTCTCCGGTTAGATCTTCTATTTTTTCTTTATGAGATCTTTCCTTTAATTCTACTAATCTTGATTTTAGAACCTTCATAGCTGTTTCTTTATTAGTATGCTGACTTCTTTCATTTTGACATTGTACTATAATTCCTGTTGGTATATGAGTTATTCTTACTGCAGATTCAGTTTTATTAACATGCTGTCCTCCAGCTCCACCTGCCCTATAGGTATCTATCTTTAAATCTTCACTCTTTATTTCTATTTCTTGATCATCTGTTAGTTCTGGTAATACTTCTATAGATGCAAAGGAAGTCTGTCTTTTACCATTTGCATTAAAAGGAGATATTCTAACCAATCTGTGTATTCCCTTTTCACCTTTAAGATATCCATACACAAAC contains:
- a CDS encoding M28 family metallopeptidase, translating into MRNFAKLFYMTIILTFLCFSIQTVLFIKSFNINSVLNNINLISSNEFKGRLPGSMENRQVSEYIRNNFKNNNLLPYEENYFHSFGCFYPSKIEGNPYLKVIDSQGNLIKNYSYGKDFKEDMLNFRENAFSFTNKNVIIQNDFMNINYNNGNFLIYATDDYASNFRSSFVKEAPYNMYVVTNKKVFAELKDFIKSDYKIICFIPYSIKETELNNVVGYIKGTNPNNAPIIISSHFDHLGEDLNGTIYSGALDNASGTSFMLELVKYIKSLGTPDRDIIFVSFNAEEFGCLGSKAFVEKYYSKVKNSTLLNFDMIGGSESVPLCIMGSDKDTADTPLIKELSTLCSSKNINFNYMFENASDHYFFRKKGINAITFCDNDTSKIHTPKDKIEFINKNSIKRCYNVASLKIINSAFRGNLFYIYYKEFLIVSSVLLLIFIKRQRRYKLRVLKFK
- a CDS encoding Tex family protein, which gives rise to MNNINSVLSKELNISIKYIDAVIDLLDQGNTVPFIARYRKEVTGGMSDETLREFFERLTYLRNLSSKKEDVIRLIGEQGKLTEELKISIINCKTVTEVEDLYRPYRPKRRTRATIAEGKGLKPLAETILEGNFKEDIKVYASQFVNEEKEVKTIEDALQGAMDIISEVISDEAEYRKWIRSFVFNEGIIETKGESKEPTPYEMYYDYKENVKNIPPHRILAINRGEKEKILTAKVTCNEDKIIDYLKSRSLKGNKETDIYIEETVKDSLKRLIYPSIEREIRSELTEKGEEGAIKIFKENLKALLMQAPIKDKVILGYDPGFRTGCKIAVLDETGKLLDTATVYATVPQNDVEGSIKILKELIYKYDVDVISLGNGTASRESEEVISKMLKEIKEEKGKDIYYVIVSEAGASVYSASKLATEEYPDINVSLRGAISIGRRLQDPLAELVKIDPKSIGVGQYQHDVSQKKLDESLKGVVEDCVNAVGVDLNTATPSLLSYISGINSSIAKNIVAYREEVGKFKNRKELLKVKRLGQKAFEQCAGFLRVMESKEPLDNTGVHPESYEGTKKFLSLLQYDMKDVKNNKLQDIDARVNNIGLDDICNKIDIGKLTLLDIIKEIKKPGRDPREDLPKPILKTGIVDITQLKPDMILMGTVRNVADFGAFVDIGVHQDGLVHISQLSDSFVKHPLDVVKVGDIVEVRILEVDQKRNRISLSMKK
- a CDS encoding ECF transporter S component; protein product: MKNSKLNKLVKISVLGTIGFLLMFIEIPIPIFPEFLKIDISDIPALVGGFALGPVAGILIEFMKNILHGIFKGSTVFVGEIANFLVGSILVGISAYIYKKDKTKKGAIVGLTIGTICMSIVAGLLNYYVLLPLYEKALNFPIKAVVAIGNKLNPKIVDLKSFIFWSIIPFNLLKGAIVSLITSVIYKSVSPILHEEK